Below is a window of Candidatus Endomicrobium procryptotermitis DNA.
AATTATAAAAAGGAAATAAAATGAAAAGAACTTATTTGTATGAAAGCCACATAAAACTCGGCGCAAAGATGACTGAGTTCAGCGGCTGGGAAATGTCACTGCAATATTCGTCGATAATCGAAGAACATAATGCCGTCAGAAACAATTGTGGAATTTTCGATACTTCGCATATGGGAACTTTTATAATTTCAGGAAAAGACAGTGGAGATTTTTTAAACAGAGTTACGGTTTCTGATATGAAAAACCTTCCCTGCGGGAAAGCCAAATATTCGATGATTTTAAATGAAGATGGAGGCATTAAAGACGATATCGTAATTTATAAATTCGAAAACGAATACATGGTGGTTGTCAATGCCGGAAATGCGGAGAAAGATTTTCAGTGGCTTGATAATTTGAAATCAGGCGATACCGAACTTAAAAATATAAGCGCGGAAATATGTCTTTTGGCTTTACAGGGACAGCAATCCGCATCAATAATGCGTACTTTATCTGAAACAGACACGGATAGTTTAAAATATTTTATGTGTTCGCCTCTAAAATTAAAAAATATTAACGCTTCGTTTTGCGCAATCGCTAGAACAGGATATACGGGAGAAGACGGTTTTGAAATTTTTATTTCGAAAGAGCAGTCGAAAATGTTGTGGGACGAATTAATTAAGCTTGGAGTAAAGCCCTGCGGACTTGGCAGCCGCGATACTTTAAGATTGGAATCCTGCATGCCTTTGCATGGACATGAAATAGATGAAAACATAAACCCCATTGACGCGGGTTTTGAAAAAATTATATACTGGAAAAACAATTTTATAGGAAAGGATAAACTTTTGGTGATAAAAGACAAGCCTTCAAAAAAATCCGTTGCTTTTGAATGCGACGGAGGAATAGCAAGGAATGGAAATAAAGTTTTTTATGTCGGCGAAGAAGTGGGATATGTTACAAGCGGAACTTTTTCTCCTACGCTGAAAAAAGCGATAGGGTTGGCATTTGTCGATATTAATATCGGTAGCTGCGAAATAGAAATAGAAATCCGCAATAATAAGAGGAAAGCGTATATCGTAAATAAACCTTTTTATAGAAGGATAAAATGAAAAAATTAATTCCGGTTATTAGCGTATTATTTTTTATAAGTTTTGTTTACGGTCAAAAATTATCGACTTTGGAAAAGATGGTTGAAATCTCTATTGAGATAACCGAAATAAACGAAAACAAATCCGTGGAATTAGGAATTAAATGGCCTAGCGAAGCTTCCGCTGGAGAAACAGTAATACCGTCGATTATCGAATCAGGTGAATGGGCAAGAGTTACAAAATATGCCGCGACTTTAAAAGCCTTGGAAACGGCGGGCGCGGCGGAGGTGTTGTCAAAGCCGAAGATTGTAACAAAATCATCGACTACGGCAAGATTTATGGTCGGAGGCGAGTTTCCGATAGTTGCTACTGAAATAGGCACAAGTAAAATAGAGTGGAAAGAATACGGCATTATAATGGATATTACTCCGATTGTATTAAGCGACAGCAGAATAGATATAAAATTAAAAACTGAACTTTCGCGTCTTGATTATAATGTGCCAGTCAGCGGATACCCATCTATAGCTAAAAGAGAGGCTGCTTCGCATCTTCAATTAAAAGACGGCGAAACTATGGTTTTGGCGGGACTTATAGAAACTACAAAAGGAACTACAAAAGAAGGCATACCTATTTTAAGCGATATTCCGATTCTCGGCGCTCTTTTCAGCGTGCAGAAAAACAATAAAACTAAAATGAATGTTTTAATTTTTGTCACTACCAAAATACTTGAACAGTAAAAATGGAATCTAAAATTTTAAACTCTAAAGGACAGACATTTGTAGAATTTCTGCTTGTTTTTATCGTTTTGTTTACAGCGTCAAGCGGAGTTTTTACGATGTATAAAAAAGTCTGGAAGACACGATA
It encodes the following:
- the gcvT gene encoding glycine cleavage system aminomethyltransferase GcvT, yielding MKRTYLYESHIKLGAKMTEFSGWEMSLQYSSIIEEHNAVRNNCGIFDTSHMGTFIISGKDSGDFLNRVTVSDMKNLPCGKAKYSMILNEDGGIKDDIVIYKFENEYMVVVNAGNAEKDFQWLDNLKSGDTELKNISAEICLLALQGQQSASIMRTLSETDTDSLKYFMCSPLKLKNINASFCAIARTGYTGEDGFEIFISKEQSKMLWDELIKLGVKPCGLGSRDTLRLESCMPLHGHEIDENINPIDAGFEKIIYWKNNFIGKDKLLVIKDKPSKKSVAFECDGGIARNGNKVFYVGEEVGYVTSGTFSPTLKKAIGLAFVDINIGSCEIEIEIRNNKRKAYIVNKPFYRRIK
- a CDS encoding type II and III secretion system protein, whose translation is MKKLIPVISVLFFISFVYGQKLSTLEKMVEISIEITEINENKSVELGIKWPSEASAGETVIPSIIESGEWARVTKYAATLKALETAGAAEVLSKPKIVTKSSTTARFMVGGEFPIVATEIGTSKIEWKEYGIIMDITPIVLSDSRIDIKLKTELSRLDYNVPVSGYPSIAKREAASHLQLKDGETMVLAGLIETTKGTTKEGIPILSDIPILGALFSVQKNNKTKMNVLIFVTTKILEQ